In Phaeobacter inhibens DSM 16374, the following proteins share a genomic window:
- a CDS encoding DsbE family thiol:disulfide interchange protein yields MAKISPVMALPVLVFGSFVALAFAGMFRNDPESLPSAREGQSAPPVVLTSFADDPGFDDATLRDGTVKLVNFWASWCGPCRVEHPSLDALSSEGLAIYGVNYKDQEDNAVGFLEELGNPYRAIGRDDAGRMALDWGVYGVPETYVIDGKGTIILRFAGPITQRVIDTTLRPALERAAQN; encoded by the coding sequence GTGGCTAAGATCTCCCCTGTGATGGCACTGCCCGTGCTGGTCTTTGGCAGTTTTGTTGCACTGGCCTTTGCTGGCATGTTTCGCAACGACCCCGAAAGCCTGCCGTCTGCCCGTGAGGGGCAATCCGCGCCACCGGTGGTTCTCACCAGCTTTGCCGATGATCCCGGATTTGATGATGCCACCCTGCGGGACGGCACCGTGAAACTGGTGAATTTCTGGGCCAGCTGGTGCGGCCCCTGCCGGGTGGAACATCCGAGCCTTGACGCATTGTCCAGCGAAGGGCTGGCGATCTATGGCGTCAACTACAAGGATCAGGAAGACAATGCCGTCGGGTTCTTAGAGGAACTGGGCAACCCCTATCGCGCAATAGGCCGGGACGACGCCGGGCGGATGGCGCTGGACTGGGGTGTTTACGGCGTGCCAGAAACCTATGTGATCGACGGGAAGGGGACCATCATCCTGCGGTTCGCCGGTCCCATCACGCAGCGGGTGATCGACACCACCCTGCGCCCGGCGCTGGAGCGTGCCGCGCAGAACTGA
- the ccmA gene encoding heme ABC exporter ATP-binding protein CcmA, with protein MTVTIAGLSIARGGVPVLEGVSFALTSGRALILRGPNGCGKTTLLRTIAGLQPPLAGDITFDGTGDEDDIAYAGHADGIKLTLTVAENLQFWAAIFATGAIDAALDAFDLRGLRDRPAGALSAGQKRRLGLARLMVTGRRYWILDEPTVSLDRASVQQFAGVVQGHLDSGGGALIATHIDLGLDGDTLDVSRFRAKLSDLDNFDGAFL; from the coding sequence ATGACAGTGACCATCGCAGGGCTGAGCATCGCGCGTGGCGGCGTTCCGGTGCTGGAAGGCGTGAGCTTTGCGCTGACGTCGGGTCGGGCGCTGATCCTGCGGGGGCCGAACGGCTGTGGCAAGACCACGCTGTTGCGCACCATCGCCGGGCTGCAACCGCCACTGGCAGGGGATATTACGTTTGACGGGACCGGGGATGAAGACGACATCGCCTATGCAGGCCACGCCGATGGGATCAAGCTGACGCTGACGGTGGCGGAGAACCTGCAGTTCTGGGCGGCAATCTTTGCCACAGGCGCGATTGATGCCGCGCTGGATGCCTTTGATTTACGCGGTCTACGCGATCGTCCTGCGGGAGCCTTATCAGCGGGTCAGAAACGCCGTTTGGGCCTTGCACGACTGATGGTCACCGGGCGGCGCTACTGGATATTGGATGAGCCGACCGTCAGTCTGGATCGCGCATCAGTGCAGCAGTTCGCGGGCGTGGTGCAGGGGCATCTGGACAGCGGCGGTGGGGCGTTGATTGCCACCCATATCGACCTTGGCCTGGATGGCGATACGCTGGATGTCAGCCGGTTTCGCGCCAAGCTGTCGGATCTGGATAATTTCGACGGAGCCTTCCTATGA
- the secD gene encoding protein translocase subunit SecD: MLQIDLWKRVLIWLVCVTGLLLALPNAFYTRVEQANDAAAEIIAKGESPARLDVAGQWPSFMPSSLVNLGLDLRGGAHLLAEVKVADVYGARMDALWPEVRDALRPERGEVGTFRRQQAPEGQIRLKISKPEGMARALEVVRGLANPITSLTGAGATDITVSGTGDILTVELSEQEKLASDDRTVRQALEIIRRRIDEVGTREPTIQRQGSDRILIQVPGIGSASELKEIIGTTAQLTFNPVVGRGTDADANAGVGNKVVPSLDEDGVFYTVEAAPVVTGEELVDAQPSFDQNGRPAVSFRFNTTGARKFGDYTAENIGSPFAIVLDEEVVSAPVIQSHIPGGSGIITGNFTIEESTNMAILLRAGALPAGLEFLEERTIGPELGQDSIDAGKVATIVAFVGVLVFMALSYGLFGVFANIALILNIALIFGALSLIGATLTLPGIAGIVLTVGMAVDANVLIFERIREELKAGRGPARAIDEGYSKALSAILDANITTFITAVILFAMGSGPVRGFAITLGLGIMTSVFTAIFVTRVIIVMWFERRRPKTIEV; encoded by the coding sequence ATGCTGCAAATTGATCTCTGGAAGCGGGTTCTCATCTGGCTGGTCTGTGTGACCGGCCTTTTGCTTGCCCTGCCAAATGCGTTTTACACGCGCGTCGAGCAGGCCAATGACGCCGCCGCAGAAATAATCGCCAAGGGCGAAAGCCCCGCGCGGCTGGACGTGGCGGGCCAATGGCCGTCGTTCATGCCGTCGTCGCTGGTCAACCTTGGTCTGGACCTGCGCGGTGGTGCGCATCTTCTGGCCGAGGTGAAGGTGGCCGACGTCTACGGCGCGCGGATGGATGCGCTCTGGCCCGAAGTGCGTGACGCGCTGCGCCCTGAGCGCGGTGAGGTTGGCACCTTTCGCCGCCAGCAGGCACCGGAAGGGCAGATTCGTCTGAAGATCTCCAAGCCCGAGGGCATGGCCCGCGCGCTGGAGGTTGTGCGTGGTCTGGCCAATCCGATCACCAGCCTGACCGGCGCCGGGGCCACGGATATCACCGTGTCCGGGACCGGTGACATTCTGACGGTAGAGCTGAGCGAGCAGGAGAAGCTGGCCTCTGATGACCGCACCGTGCGTCAGGCACTGGAAATCATCCGCCGCCGGATTGACGAGGTGGGCACCCGCGAGCCGACCATTCAGCGCCAGGGCAGCGACCGGATCCTGATCCAGGTGCCGGGCATCGGGTCAGCGTCTGAGCTGAAAGAGATTATCGGCACCACCGCACAGCTGACCTTTAACCCCGTCGTAGGGCGCGGCACGGACGCCGATGCCAATGCGGGTGTCGGCAACAAAGTCGTGCCGTCGCTGGACGAAGACGGCGTGTTCTACACCGTTGAGGCCGCACCCGTTGTGACCGGTGAGGAACTGGTGGACGCGCAGCCGTCGTTTGATCAGAACGGCCGCCCGGCGGTCAGCTTCCGCTTCAATACCACTGGCGCGCGCAAGTTCGGGGATTATACGGCCGAAAACATCGGTTCGCCCTTTGCCATCGTGCTGGATGAGGAGGTGGTCTCCGCCCCAGTGATTCAGTCGCATATCCCGGGTGGCTCTGGCATTATCACCGGCAACTTCACCATCGAGGAAAGCACCAATATGGCGATCCTGCTGCGTGCAGGTGCGCTGCCTGCGGGGCTGGAGTTCCTGGAAGAGCGGACCATCGGCCCGGAACTGGGTCAGGACAGCATCGACGCGGGCAAGGTTGCGACCATCGTCGCCTTTGTCGGGGTGCTGGTGTTCATGGCGCTGAGTTACGGTCTGTTCGGGGTCTTTGCCAATATCGCGCTGATCCTCAATATTGCGCTTATCTTTGGCGCGCTGAGCCTGATTGGTGCCACGCTGACCCTGCCGGGGATTGCGGGTATTGTTCTGACGGTTGGTATGGCGGTGGATGCCAATGTGCTGATCTTTGAACGGATCCGCGAGGAGCTGAAGGCCGGTCGTGGTCCTGCACGGGCCATTGACGAGGGCTACTCCAAAGCGCTGAGTGCCATTCTTGATGCCAATATCACCACCTTCATCACGGCGGTGATCCTGTTCGCCATGGGGTCCGGCCCGGTGCGTGGCTTTGCGATCACGTTGGGGCTGGGGATCATGACCTCGGTGTTCACCGCGATCTTTGTGACACGGGTAATCATCGTGATGTGGTTTGAACGGCGTCGTCCGAAAACGATCGAGGTATAA
- a CDS encoding heme ABC transporter permease, producing MSIWEYANPKKFLTTSERVMPALWVSAAVLCTVGLIWGFFFTPDDYRQGSTVKIIFLHVPAALIAINAWFMMLVASLIWVVRRHHVSALAAKAAAPIGVVMTLIALITGALWGQPMWGTWWEWDPRLTSFLVLFLFYLGYIALWEAIEDPDTAADLTSILCLVGSVFAVLSRYAVNFWNQGLHQGASLSLDKEENVADAFSNPLYVCMIGFGLLFLALVLYRTGTEIRARRMRALMLRERMQA from the coding sequence ATGTCGATCTGGGAATACGCCAATCCAAAGAAGTTCCTGACCACGTCGGAACGGGTGATGCCCGCACTGTGGGTCTCAGCCGCTGTGCTGTGCACGGTTGGGCTGATCTGGGGGTTCTTCTTCACGCCGGATGATTACCGGCAGGGATCCACCGTCAAGATCATCTTCCTGCATGTGCCCGCAGCACTGATTGCGATCAATGCCTGGTTCATGATGCTGGTCGCCTCGCTGATCTGGGTGGTACGTCGCCATCACGTGAGCGCGCTGGCGGCGAAGGCTGCGGCCCCCATCGGGGTGGTGATGACGCTGATTGCACTGATCACCGGGGCGCTTTGGGGTCAGCCGATGTGGGGAACATGGTGGGAATGGGATCCACGACTGACCTCCTTTCTGGTGCTGTTCCTGTTCTACCTTGGCTATATTGCCCTCTGGGAGGCGATCGAGGACCCGGATACTGCCGCTGATCTGACCTCCATCCTATGTCTGGTAGGCTCGGTCTTTGCGGTGCTCAGCCGCTATGCGGTCAATTTCTGGAATCAGGGGCTGCATCAGGGGGCCTCGCTGTCGCTGGACAAGGAAGAGAACGTGGCGGATGCGTTTTCCAACCCGCTGTATGTTTGTATGATCGGGTTTGGCCTCTTGTTTCTGGCTTTGGTGCTCTATCGTACCGGCACAGAGATCCGGGCCCGGCGGATGCGCGCCCTGATGCTGCGGGAAAGGATGCAAGCATGA
- the ccmB gene encoding heme exporter protein CcmB, producing the protein MRALLLRDLRLALRAGGGFGLGLAFFLIVTVLVPFSVGPQSELLGRIAPGVLWLGALLACLLSLDRLLALDWEDGTLDLMATAPLPLEAVVTIKALAHWITTSLPLVLAAPVLGVLLNLPTAGFLWLVVSLLLGTPALSVIGTFGAALTVGLKRGGLLMSLLVLPLYVPTLIFGAEAARRGAAGMAVETPLLMLAGISAATLALLPFASAAVLRVNLR; encoded by the coding sequence ATGAGGGCGCTGTTGCTGCGGGATCTGCGGCTGGCCCTGCGCGCGGGCGGTGGCTTTGGTCTGGGGCTGGCGTTTTTCCTGATCGTGACGGTACTGGTTCCGTTTTCCGTCGGACCGCAATCGGAGCTGCTGGGCCGGATTGCTCCTGGTGTGCTGTGGCTGGGCGCGCTCTTGGCTTGTCTGTTGTCCTTGGACCGGCTGCTGGCGCTGGACTGGGAGGACGGAACGCTGGATCTGATGGCCACCGCCCCGCTGCCGCTGGAAGCGGTCGTGACGATCAAGGCGCTGGCCCATTGGATCACCACCAGCCTGCCGCTGGTGCTGGCGGCGCCTGTGCTGGGGGTGCTGCTCAACCTGCCGACGGCGGGCTTTCTGTGGCTGGTGGTCTCGCTTCTGCTGGGCACGCCTGCGCTGTCGGTGATCGGCACCTTTGGCGCCGCACTCACAGTGGGGCTGAAGCGGGGCGGGCTGTTGATGTCGCTCTTGGTGCTGCCGCTTTACGTGCCGACGTTGATATTCGGCGCAGAGGCCGCGCGGCGCGGCGCGGCGGGTATGGCGGTGGAGACGCCGTTGTTGATGCTGGCCGGTATTTCGGCCGCCACGCTGGCGCTGCTGCCCTTTGCCAGCGCCGCCGTCCTGCGCGTCAATTTGCGCTAG
- a CDS encoding lysophospholipid acyltransferase family protein, translating into MPVDPSTLSPGRRASYYASNLALRGLIGALRLIPYEKRVPAMGWVMRKAAPLVGFHKRVRDNLALTRPELPEADVARLCDEVSDNVGRVVAELYAGQPFLERAWAAPVSGPGLPALERARAEGRPVILVTGHFGNYDAARANLIRRGFAMGALYRRMANPYFNDHYVQAIEKTGKPMFEQGKRGMMEMVRHLKQGGIIAIVADLHAHGGVNIDFFGEPAVTSIVPAELALKYKAAMIPVYAIRQPNGLDFEIVVQEEIAPSDPITMTTTVCKRLEDLVRQHMGQWFWVHRRWKPYVPIPKSPPSGPGSSPD; encoded by the coding sequence ATGCCCGTCGATCCCTCCACCCTGTCCCCAGGCCGTCGCGCCAGTTACTACGCCAGCAATCTGGCACTGCGTGGCCTGATCGGGGCGCTTCGGCTGATCCCTTATGAAAAGCGTGTTCCGGCAATGGGCTGGGTGATGCGCAAGGCTGCCCCATTGGTGGGGTTTCACAAACGTGTCCGGGATAATCTTGCGCTCACCCGTCCTGAACTGCCGGAGGCGGATGTCGCGCGGCTCTGTGATGAGGTGAGCGACAACGTGGGCCGCGTGGTGGCCGAGCTCTATGCCGGACAGCCCTTCCTTGAGCGCGCCTGGGCGGCACCCGTCTCCGGCCCGGGCCTGCCAGCACTGGAACGCGCCCGCGCCGAGGGGCGACCGGTCATTCTGGTCACCGGGCATTTTGGCAATTACGATGCCGCCCGCGCCAATCTGATCCGGCGTGGCTTTGCCATGGGGGCGCTCTATCGCCGGATGGCCAACCCCTATTTCAACGACCACTACGTGCAGGCGATTGAAAAAACCGGCAAACCGATGTTTGAACAGGGCAAACGCGGCATGATGGAGATGGTCCGTCACCTGAAACAGGGCGGCATCATTGCGATCGTCGCGGATCTGCACGCCCATGGCGGGGTCAATATCGACTTCTTCGGCGAACCTGCCGTGACCTCCATCGTGCCTGCGGAACTGGCCCTGAAATACAAAGCCGCGATGATCCCGGTCTATGCCATTCGCCAGCCCAATGGTCTCGATTTTGAGATTGTCGTGCAGGAGGAGATCGCCCCGTCTGATCCGATCACCATGACCACTACCGTCTGCAAGCGGCTGGAAGATCTGGTACGCCAGCACATGGGGCAATGGTTCTGGGTTCATCGCCGCTGGAAACCCTATGTGCCGATCCCGAAGTCCCCGCCGAGCGGGCCAGGTTCCAGCCCTGACTGA
- the ccmD gene encoding heme exporter protein CcmD, producing MMPDLGKYAVEVLSSYAASLLLLLALLLMTFARGRRVRRQMQEMEQQMQGPGGTPRG from the coding sequence ATGATGCCAGATCTTGGAAAATATGCGGTTGAGGTGCTGTCGTCTTATGCCGCTTCCCTGTTGCTATTGTTGGCGCTGCTGCTGATGACATTTGCCCGTGGTCGCCGCGTACGGCGGCAGATGCAGGAGATGGAACAGCAGATGCAAGGCCCGGGAGGAACGCCCCGTGGCTAA
- a CDS encoding putative quinol monooxygenase, whose amino-acid sequence MTKTPEKEAIVVTVKAVPSLFEELVAATQAMMPETRAFPGCIEAHLLLAPEREEMVIFQIWESSEAQSAYLTWRAERGDFERLGELIHDEQIFRTYTLG is encoded by the coding sequence GTGACCAAGACCCCTGAAAAAGAAGCCATTGTTGTCACCGTAAAAGCAGTGCCCAGCCTGTTCGAGGAGTTGGTCGCAGCAACCCAGGCCATGATGCCGGAAACCCGCGCGTTTCCCGGCTGTATCGAGGCGCATCTGCTGCTGGCCCCGGAGCGCGAAGAGATGGTGATTTTTCAGATCTGGGAAAGCAGCGAGGCCCAGAGCGCCTATCTGACCTGGCGTGCGGAACGGGGCGACTTTGAGCGCCTGGGCGAGTTGATCCACGACGAGCAGATCTTCCGCACCTATACGCTTGGCTGA
- a CDS encoding DUF1223 domain-containing protein, which yields MKFIASLFLAVWMTLPIGAAAQSGRPATDLVVVELFTSQGCSSCPPADALLRQLTARPDVLPLALHVDYWDYIGWKDQFADPAHTRRQKGYAHVGGRQMVYTPQMIVNGQDDVVGANAMKLSETIAAHHARPTPVAITIEGTQSGTGGIAVQLRRADAAPLLSGPISIQLVRYAPLKTVDISRGELAGRRLDYANVVEQIDRVADWDGQGTLELTVALTDTRPAALLVQQAPYGAILAAATLN from the coding sequence ATGAAATTTATCGCATCGCTTTTTCTGGCCGTGTGGATGACGCTGCCAATCGGGGCCGCCGCCCAGAGCGGTCGACCGGCCACGGATCTGGTGGTGGTGGAGCTGTTCACCTCGCAGGGGTGCTCCTCGTGTCCGCCGGCCGATGCGTTGCTGCGGCAGCTGACGGCGCGGCCTGATGTGCTGCCGCTGGCGCTGCACGTGGATTACTGGGATTATATCGGCTGGAAAGATCAGTTCGCCGATCCCGCCCACACCCGCCGCCAGAAAGGATACGCCCATGTCGGCGGGCGTCAGATGGTCTACACTCCGCAGATGATCGTGAACGGTCAGGACGATGTGGTCGGGGCCAATGCGATGAAACTGAGCGAGACCATCGCCGCGCATCATGCACGCCCAACCCCGGTTGCGATCACCATCGAGGGCACCCAAAGCGGTACGGGTGGGATCGCGGTTCAGCTGCGCCGCGCCGATGCCGCACCGCTATTGTCAGGGCCGATTTCCATCCAACTGGTGCGCTATGCGCCGTTGAAAACGGTTGATATCTCTCGTGGTGAGCTGGCCGGTCGACGGCTGGACTATGCCAATGTGGTGGAGCAGATCGACCGGGTGGCGGACTGGGACGGGCAGGGCACGTTGGAGCTGACCGTGGCGCTGACCGATACGCGTCCGGCGGCGCTGCTGGTTCAGCAGGCACCCTACGGCGCTATCCTTGCGGCGGCGACGCTCAACTAA
- the secF gene encoding protein translocase subunit SecF, whose translation MRLKLIPENTSFDFFKRWKLWLGISALMIVVGFASFALQGLNFGIDFRGGTTIRTESTTEIDVGTYRAALEPLELGDITISEVFDPTFAEDQHVAMVRIQAQADGESISGEVIADVNAALDAVAPGIKFVSVESVGPKVSGELVQTAVLAVALAIGAVLIYIWLRFEWQFALGAVAALVHDVVLTIGVFSELQIKFDLAIIAALLTIVGYSLNDTVVVFDRVRENLRRYKKKPLAEVLNISINETLSRTVMTSVTTLLALISLYVLGGDVIRGFVFAMIWGVIIGTYSSIFVASTILLWLGVKRDWTKPSNTAGNQFANIDA comes from the coding sequence ATGCGGCTGAAACTTATTCCCGAAAATACCTCGTTTGATTTCTTCAAGCGCTGGAAACTGTGGCTGGGCATCTCTGCCCTGATGATTGTTGTCGGTTTTGCCTCCTTTGCCTTGCAGGGGCTGAATTTCGGCATCGATTTCCGGGGCGGTACCACCATCCGCACCGAAAGCACCACGGAGATTGACGTGGGCACCTATCGTGCTGCGCTGGAGCCGCTGGAGCTGGGCGACATCACCATCAGCGAGGTGTTTGATCCGACATTCGCCGAGGATCAGCATGTCGCCATGGTGCGTATTCAGGCGCAGGCCGATGGCGAGTCGATCTCTGGCGAGGTGATCGCTGATGTGAATGCCGCATTGGATGCGGTGGCACCTGGCATTAAGTTTGTGTCGGTGGAATCCGTAGGTCCCAAGGTTTCGGGTGAGCTGGTACAGACGGCGGTGCTGGCAGTGGCGCTCGCGATTGGCGCGGTTCTGATTTACATCTGGCTGCGCTTCGAATGGCAGTTTGCACTGGGGGCCGTCGCGGCGCTTGTTCATGACGTCGTTCTGACCATCGGCGTGTTCTCGGAACTGCAGATCAAGTTCGATCTGGCCATCATCGCGGCGCTGCTGACCATCGTCGGCTATTCGCTGAATGATACCGTGGTGGTTTTTGACCGGGTGCGCGAGAACCTGCGCCGCTACAAGAAGAAGCCGCTGGCCGAGGTTCTGAACATCTCGATCAACGAAACCCTCAGCCGGACGGTGATGACCTCGGTGACGACGCTGCTGGCGCTGATCTCGCTCTATGTTCTGGGCGGGGATGTGATCCGGGGCTTTGTCTTTGCGATGATCTGGGGCGTTATTATCGGCACCTATTCGTCGATCTTCGTGGCCTCCACCATCTTGCTGTGGCTGGGCGTGAAACGCGACTGGACCAAACCGTCGAACACCGCAGGCAATCAGTTCGCCAATATCGACGCCTGA
- a CDS encoding Mth938-like domain-containing protein — MRLNEVAYTDALPIDGYGPGFFRVGGEVHQGHILTGATGTTGWGGYEDADPLLALVGEVDVLFIGTGAEVAHIPASLRQQLEGAGIGVEAMNSPAACRTYNVLLSEGRRIALAALAV; from the coding sequence ATGCGTTTGAACGAAGTTGCCTATACGGACGCCCTGCCAATTGACGGCTACGGGCCGGGTTTCTTTCGCGTGGGCGGTGAGGTGCATCAGGGTCATATCCTAACCGGGGCAACCGGGACCACCGGGTGGGGCGGCTATGAGGATGCGGACCCGCTATTGGCGCTTGTCGGTGAGGTTGATGTGCTGTTCATCGGCACCGGGGCCGAGGTTGCGCATATCCCCGCAAGCCTGCGTCAGCAGCTGGAAGGGGCCGGGATCGGGGTTGAGGCGATGAACTCTCCCGCCGCCTGCCGCACCTATAACGTCCTCCTGTCCGAGGGGCGCCGGATTGCCCTTGCGGCCCTTGCGGTCTGA
- the acnA gene encoding aconitate hydratase AcnA, whose translation MPITVGQDNAKTRRKLSAGGKSISYYSIPAATEAGLGDFAKLPAALKVVLENMLRFEDGGFSVSTDDIKAFAEWGANGGKNPREIAYRPARVLMQDFTGVPAVVDLAAMRDGIKALGGDAQKINPLNPVDLVIDHSVMIDEFGNPRAFQMNVDREYERNMERYQFLKWGQGAFNNFRVVPPGTGICHQVNLEYLAQTIWSDEDQNGDMVAYPDTLVGTDSHTTMVNGAAVLGWGVGGIEAEAAMLGQPISMLIPEVIGFELTGAMVEGTTGTDLVLKVVEMLRAKGVVGKFVEFYGKGLDTLPLADRATIANMAPEYGATCGFFPIDDETIRYLRNTGRDEDRIALVEAYAKENGFWRDADYAPIYTDTLSLDMGTIVPAISGPKRPQDYVALTGAKAAFQKEMEETFKRPMGKEIAVKGEDYTMESGKVVIASITSCTNTSNPYVMIGAGLVARKAAALGLDRKPWVKTSLAPGSQVVSAYLEAANLQEDLDKIGFNLVGYGCTTCIGNSGPIQQELSDAIAEGDLVATSVLSGNRNFEGRISPDVRANYLASPPLVVAYALAGTMDIDLATDPIAQDKDGNDVYLKDIWPSQKEIADLVEATVTREAFLSKYADVFKGDEKWQAVETTDAETYDWPAASTYIQNPPYFQGMGSEPGTISNIKDAKPLLILGDMVTTDHISPAGSFATTTPAGQYLLDRQVQPREFNSYGSRRGNHEIMMRGTFANIRIKNEMLDGVEGGYTKGPDGQQTSVYEASMAYQEQGIPLVVFGGEQYGAGSSRDWAAKGTALLGVKAVIAESFERIHRSNLVGMGVIPFEFTGGDTRKSLNLTGDETVSIHGLDTIKPQEEVSCDITYGDGTSKTITLKCRIDTAPEIEYIEHGGVLHYVLRNLAKS comes from the coding sequence ATGCCTATCACCGTCGGACAGGACAATGCCAAGACGCGCCGCAAACTGAGCGCAGGCGGCAAGTCGATCTCCTATTACTCGATTCCCGCCGCCACCGAAGCCGGTCTTGGCGATTTTGCCAAGCTGCCTGCCGCGCTGAAAGTGGTGCTGGAAAACATGCTGCGGTTTGAGGACGGCGGCTTCTCCGTCTCCACTGACGATATCAAGGCCTTCGCCGAATGGGGCGCCAATGGCGGCAAAAACCCCCGCGAAATCGCTTATCGTCCGGCCCGCGTGCTGATGCAGGATTTCACCGGCGTTCCCGCCGTTGTGGACCTCGCCGCCATGCGCGATGGTATCAAGGCGCTGGGGGGCGACGCCCAGAAGATCAACCCGCTGAACCCGGTTGATCTGGTCATCGACCACTCGGTCATGATCGACGAGTTCGGCAACCCGCGCGCATTCCAGATGAACGTCGACCGCGAATATGAACGCAACATGGAGCGCTACCAGTTCCTGAAATGGGGCCAGGGCGCGTTCAACAACTTCCGCGTTGTCCCGCCGGGCACCGGCATCTGTCACCAGGTGAACCTGGAATATCTCGCCCAGACCATCTGGTCGGATGAGGATCAGAACGGCGATATGGTTGCCTACCCTGACACGCTGGTTGGCACCGACAGCCACACCACCATGGTCAACGGCGCGGCCGTTCTGGGCTGGGGTGTTGGCGGCATTGAGGCCGAGGCTGCGATGCTGGGTCAGCCGATTTCCATGTTGATCCCTGAGGTCATCGGCTTTGAGCTGACCGGCGCCATGGTCGAAGGCACCACCGGCACCGACCTCGTGCTGAAGGTCGTGGAAATGCTGCGCGCCAAAGGCGTGGTTGGCAAATTCGTGGAATTCTACGGCAAGGGTCTGGACACGCTGCCGCTGGCAGACCGTGCCACCATCGCCAACATGGCGCCTGAATATGGTGCCACCTGTGGCTTCTTCCCGATCGATGATGAAACCATCCGTTACCTGCGCAACACCGGCCGCGACGAAGATCGTATCGCGCTGGTTGAAGCCTACGCGAAGGAAAACGGCTTCTGGCGCGATGCGGATTACGCCCCGATCTACACCGATACGCTGAGCCTCGACATGGGCACCATCGTGCCTGCGATCTCCGGCCCGAAACGCCCGCAGGACTATGTCGCCCTGACCGGTGCCAAGGCGGCCTTCCAGAAGGAAATGGAAGAGACCTTCAAGCGTCCCATGGGCAAGGAAATCGCCGTCAAGGGCGAGGACTACACCATGGAAAGCGGCAAGGTCGTGATCGCCTCGATCACCTCCTGCACCAACACATCCAACCCCTATGTGATGATCGGTGCGGGCCTTGTGGCGCGCAAGGCCGCCGCATTGGGTCTGGATCGCAAACCCTGGGTCAAAACCTCGCTCGCGCCCGGTTCGCAGGTTGTGTCCGCCTATCTGGAGGCCGCAAACCTTCAGGAAGATCTGGACAAGATCGGCTTTAACCTCGTGGGTTATGGCTGCACCACCTGTATCGGCAACTCCGGCCCGATCCAGCAGGAACTGTCCGACGCCATCGCCGAAGGGGATCTGGTCGCGACCTCCGTCCTGTCCGGCAACCGCAACTTTGAAGGCCGTATCAGCCCCGATGTGCGCGCCAACTACCTGGCCTCGCCGCCGCTGGTCGTCGCCTATGCGCTGGCGGGCACCATGGACATTGATCTGGCGACAGATCCGATCGCACAGGACAAGGACGGCAATGACGTCTACCTGAAGGACATCTGGCCGAGCCAGAAAGAGATCGCAGATCTGGTCGAAGCGACCGTGACCCGCGAAGCCTTCCTGTCGAAATATGCCGATGTGTTCAAAGGTGACGAGAAGTGGCAGGCGGTGGAAACCACCGATGCAGAAACCTACGACTGGCCTGCAGCCTCCACCTACATCCAGAACCCGCCCTACTTCCAGGGTATGGGCTCTGAGCCGGGCACCATCTCCAACATCAAGGACGCAAAACCGCTCTTGATCCTTGGCGATATGGTCACCACAGACCACATCTCGCCCGCAGGTTCATTTGCAACCACCACCCCGGCTGGCCAGTATCTGCTGGACCGTCAGGTGCAACCGCGTGAGTTCAACTCCTACGGTTCGCGTCGTGGCAACCACGAGATCATGATGCGCGGCACCTTTGCCAATATCCGCATCAAGAACGAGATGCTGGACGGTGTCGAAGGTGGCTATACCAAAGGCCCCGATGGTCAGCAGACCTCTGTCTACGAGGCCTCCATGGCCTATCAGGAACAGGGTATCCCGCTTGTGGTCTTCGGTGGTGAGCAGTACGGCGCGGGTTCCTCGCGCGACTGGGCGGCCAAGGGCACAGCCCTGCTGGGCGTCAAGGCCGTGATCGCCGAGAGCTTTGAGCGGATCCACCGCTCCAACCTGGTTGGCATGGGCGTTATCCCGTTTGAGTTCACCGGCGGCGACACCCGCAAATCGCTGAACCTCACCGGGGATGAAACCGTCTCGATCCACGGTCTGGATACCATCAAACCTCAGGAAGAGGTCTCCTGCGACATTACCTATGGCGATGGCACATCCAAGACCATCACCCTGAAGTGCCGCATCGATACCGCGCCGGAAATTGAATACATCGAACATGGCGGCGTGCTGCACTACGTGCTGCGCAACCTCGCCAAATCGTAA